The Candidatus Omnitrophota bacterium region ACCCAGCTCGCCAGCAGTATGACAAGGGTGGCCCCGATCCCGTTCAGGGTCAGTATATTACGCTCCAATCCCGCCTTTTCGCGCCTGAATATATCGAGGAGATACTCTTCCTCCGAATTCTTGAACACCTTATCGGCCTTCGCCTGTTTGACTATTATCGCCCTGGCCCTATCCTCTACCGCCGCCTTCCTGTGAAATAAGGGGACCCCGATCAATACATAATTGAACGCAAGCACGAGAAAGAGGGTCGCTCCTATCCATATGCGGGTCTTCCGTATCATTCCTTTGTCTCCTCCGGGGCCCTGGTCACCATCTCCGCTATCCTGTCCACCGCCTGGCGTATTGTGAGAGAGCCCGTATCGACGGTGAAGTCCGCCCTCGCGTAGAACGGCCCGCGCTTGGCGAGGAGATCCCTTATCTTGCGCTTCGGGTCTTCCACGTTGAGAAGAGGCCTGTGTTTGTACTTCTTCGTCCTCTTCATTATCGTCTCTTCGTCCGCTGTGAGACATACGACGAGGCCGTTAGACTTCATATTCGCGATGTTCTCTTCCCGCATGACCGCGCCGCCGCCGGCGTCTATAACGACGTTCTCCATGCCGGAGACCTGCGCTATGATACGGCTCTCGACCTCCCTGAAATACCCCTCTCCCTGCCGGGTGAATATCTCGTTTATGGTACACTTCTCCTCTTTCTCAATGAGGTCATCGGTAGAGATATAACGCATATTGAGCTTGCGCGCGAGCGCCGTGGCGATCGTCGTCTTCCCCGTTCCCATGAATCCTATGAGTATAATGTTCTTCAATTTTTCAGCTTTCAGCTTTCAGCTTTCAGCTTTCAGCAGCTATCAGCCTGCCTGACGGCAGTCAGGTTTTTGTTTTAGCTGATAGCTGTGAGCTGACAGCTGATAGCTCTTACGTCCTCTTCACCTGCTCCAAATACCCTTCATAATTCCTCTTCATCTCAGCGATAGAATCGCCGCCGAACTTCTCCGTCATCGCATTGGCGACCTCAAGCGCCGAAACCGCTTCACCGATAACGCCCGCCGAAGGCACGGCGCATATATCCGAACGCTCCACCGCCGCCTTGAAGGCGGCCTTCGTCTTTATATTAACGCTGGAAAGGGGCTTCCTGAGCGTCGATATCGGCTTCATCACTGCCTGCATTACGATAGCTTCGCCGTTAGTCATACCGCCCTCTATACCGCCGGCGTTATTGGTCCTCCTGCAGAAACCGTCTCTCTTATCATAGAATATCTCGTCATGCACTATCGAGCCCCTGCGCCTGGCGACTTCGAACCCTATGCCGAAGCTGACACCCTTTACGGCCTGGATGGACATGACGGCGCGCGCGAGATTTGCGTCGATACGCCTGTCCCACTGCGTGTAACTGCCCAATCCCGGGGGGACACCCTCTATTATGATCTCAAAGACGCCGCCCAGCGTATCACCCGCCTTGAGAGCGTTATCTATCTCCGCGCACATAAGACGCGCCGCATCGGGGTCCGCACAACGGACGATCGAACGCTCCGACATCGTGATGATCTTGCCGAGTGACATGCCTCTGGCGTCGGACTCCACGGGCCCTATCATTATAACGTGGCTCCCTACCCTGATACCGAACTCTTTCAGGAGAGACCTGGCTGCCGCTCCAGCCGCCACCCGCGCCACCGTTTCGCGGGCGCTTGCCCTCTCAAGCACGTTCCTGGCGTCCCGGAAACCGTACTTAAGCACACCCCCGAGATCGGCATGGCCCGGCCTCGGCTCCAGCACCGCGGGCAGTCTCTCTATCGACTGGTCGACATTCTTTATCATCAGGGCTATGGGGCTGCCGATGGTGAGACCCCTGCGCATGCCGGATAATATCTCCACCTTATCCGACTCTATGCGCATCCTCTTACCGCGGCCATATCCGGACATGCGCCTTGCGAGTTCGTCATTTATCGCTCTCTCATCTATGCGCAATCCCGCGGGCATGCCGTCGATTATGGTGAGCATGCACTTGCCGTGCGATTCACCTGCGGTCAAATATCGTAGCATAATCGCCTCCTTTAAACTCCGTAGAACAACATCCCGATTATTCTTTCCCCGAAAAATATAGCTATGAGCACGGCTAATGAAAGATACGGACCGTACGGTATCGTCTCCGCCCCGCGTTTTATCTTCATGATGATACCGGTTATCGAACCGAAGAACGGCGCTATGAAAAATGCGAGGATCACAAGCTCCCACCCGAGGAATGCCCCCGCCATCGCCATCAACTTAACGTCTCCGCCGCCCATCGCCTCTTTTTTGAATACCATCTCACCCAGAACTCCCGTGAGGTATATCGCCCCTCCGCCGGCTAAGGCGCCTGCCAGGGACTGCAAAAGGCCGCGCCACTTGACGCTCTCGCCGAAAAGGGACGGGAATAATGCCGAGAATATTATGCCCGCCGCAAAGACGGATATCGTCACCTCATCCGGTATCTCTTCGATCTCGAGATCGACGAATGTGGCTATTATAAGAGCTGACGTTAAGAGTGAATATGCAAAGAACCTCTCGTTTAAGCCGAATTTCAAAAATAACGCCGTTATGAGCGCCGCGGCAATGAGCTCTACAAGAAAATACCTGAAAGATATCGCCTGGCTGCATGCCCTGCATCTTCCTTTCAGCAACAGATAGCTGACGAACGGTATGTTGTCATACCAGGCTATCCTTGTACCGCACTTCGGACAGTGGGAAGGCGGCATCACTATCGATTGGCCTTTCGGAAGGCGGTATATACATACGTTGAGGAAACTCCCCACCACCGCCCCTATAACGAATACGAATAGATTAACCATCCCCTATCCCCTATACCCTATACCCTAACTTTGCTTACTCAGCTCTTCCCTCAGCGCTCTGCGCATCACACCGACCGGCGCCTTCTTCCCTGTCCATATCTCGAAAGCAATAGCGCCCTGATACAGGAGCATACCTGTCCCGGTAAGGGCATGGAGTTTCGCTTTTGTCGCTTCGGCTACAAGCGCGGTCGTCTTACGGTTATATACAAGATCATATACATATAACCCCGTATGTAAAAGATCCTTATCAACCGGCGACGGATCCCCTTCCTTCATCCCCACAGGGGTAGCGTTTATCAAGAGATCCGCCCCTTCTATGGCCCGCTCAAGAGACCCTTTGACTATATGCAGCCGCTCAACGCCGTAATACCCGCTGTAATGGGCCTTCAGGTCTTCGCATCTCTTTCCGTCGACATCATATATGAATATCTCTTTCGGGCCGTTCCCCAGATACATGGTAACGGCCGTCGCCGCGCCGCCCGCGCCCAGTATCAGTATCGTCTTGCCCTCCGGCTCGAACTTCAACTCCTCCACCAGAGACCGGTAGAAGCCCGGACCGTCCGTATTGAACCCTTCCGGCTTACTGCCGGTGACCTTTATGGTATTGACGGCGCCGAGGCGTTTCGCGTTCTCGTCCAGCACGCCGTGCCTGGCTATATAATCCTTTGCCCCTATCTTATGCGGTATGGTGACGTTGATGCCGGATATCTGTTCCTTATCGAGAGATCCGAGGAAATCTTCAAGCTCGTGGGGTGCGACATCGAAGGTCCGGTACTCGGCGTCGATGCCGGAGGCGCGGAAAGCCGCATTCTGCATCGCCGGTGACAGCGAATGCTTTACCGGATGGCCTATTATTCCGTAGATCTTACTTGTCATATCGGCTCTTACCGCACAGGCCCGGGAGCGGGACAAGGGGGAACCGCGGGCTCATTTTCCGCGGACGAGTTTGTTCGCGGCATTTATGTACGCCTTGATGCTTGCCTCTATGATGTCGGTGCTCGCCCCTCTTCCCGAAACGACCCTTCCCTTGGACCCTATCTTGACCAAAACCTCACCGAGCGCGTCCTTCCCGCTTGTGACGGATCGTATCTGATAGTCGAGGAGCTTTCCGCCGATCCCGGCGATCTTGTCGATCGCCTTATAGCAGGCGTCGACCGGGCCGTCGCCGCTCGAAACGGAGTCCGTATTCTTGCCGTTGAACCTGAGCGTGACGTTCGCGGTCGGCTTGACCTCGTCCCCGGACGACACATGAAAATGGACGAGCTTGAACTTCTCCGGGATCTTGCTTATCTCCTCGTCTATTATCGTCTCGAGGTCCTCGTCGAAGATCTCTTTCTTCTTGTCCGCCAATTTTTTGAACCTTTCGAACGCCTCATCTACCTGCTCTTTTGCGAGGTCTATGCCCAGGCGCTTGAGCCGCTCGACGAAGGCATGTCTTCCCGAATGTTTGCCGAGCACTATCTTCGACTCTTCGAAACCGACATCCTCCGGCTTCATGATCTCGTAGGTTATGCGTTCCTTCAATATGCCGTCCTGGTGTATCCCGGATTCGTGCGCGAACGCGTTGGAACCGACGATGGCCTTGTTCGGCTGTACAGGCATCCCCGTCAGCTTAGAAACGAGCCGGCTCACCTTGTATATATGCTTCGTATTCACATCCGTATGGATGCCCCGGAAGATATCGGACCTCGTCTTTATCGTCATGACTATCTCTTCAAGCGAAGCGTTACCCGCGCGTTCCCCGAGCCCGTTCATGGTGCACTCGACCTGGCCTGCGCCGTTCAGGACGGCCGCGAGAGAATTTGCCACGCCCAGCCCAAGGTCATTATGGCAGTGTACGCTTATGACGCATCTATCGATATTCGGGACGTTCTCTTTTATGCCCCTGATAAGATCGGCGAATTCAAAAGGCGTGGCATACCCTACCGTATCGGGTATGTTCACCGTTGTCGCCCCTGCGTCTATTACCGCCCCGACCACTTTATAGAGGAACTCCCTCTCCGTGCGGGACGCGTCTTCCGGAGAGAATTCTATATCGGCGCATCTGGACTTTGCGTACTTTGTGGACGCTACCGCAAGGCGTAATATCTCGTCTTCGGCCTTCTTCAATTTATACTTCATGTGTATCTTCGACGTGGCGAGGAAGAGATGGACGCGCGGCCGCGCAGAGTGCTTTACCGCGTTGACGGCGGCATCTATATCCTTTTCGATGCACCGGGCCAGGCCGCAGATCACGGGCCCCTTCACATGCCTGGCGACGGCCTTCACCGCCTCGAAATCGCCCGGGCTCGAGATAGGAAAACCCGCCTCGATCACGTCTACACCCAAAACGGCGAGCTCCCTGGCGATCTCGAGCTTCTCGTTTATATTCAAGCTCGCCCCGGGCGACTGCTCACCATCCCTCAATGTCGTATCGAATATTATTATCTTTCCCATGCTCTTACCGTTATTTCATCCACGGCATCATCTTCCTCAATGCCGCCCCTACCTTCTCTATCGGATGATCGTCTTCCTTTTTCATTATGCTGTTGAAGTTCGGCCTGCCCTCTTCATTCTCCTTTATCCACTCGCGGGCGAATTTACCGCTCTTTATCTCTTTCAGTATCTTCTTCATCTCCTTGCGTGTGCGCTCTGTTATTATGCGTTTCCCGCGGGAGATGTCTCCATAGCAGGCAGTATTGGAGACCCTGCGCCTCATACCGCTTATGCCCGTCTCCTGTATAAGATCGGTTATCAGTTTGAGCTCATGCAGGACCTCAAAATATGCTATCTCCGGCTGGTAACCTGCCTCCAGCAGAGTATCGAACCCTGCCTTGATCAGTTCGCTGGCACCGCCGCACAGCACCGCCTGCTCGCCGAAGAGGTCCGTCTCCGTCTCTTCGTCAAATGTCGTCTCGATGACCCCTGCCCTGGTACCGCCGATACCCTTGGCGTACGCCAGGGCCGTCTTCATGGCATTCCCTGTGGCATCCTGGTAGACCGCCACAAGACACGGCACCCCCTTCCCCTCCTCGTACATCCTGCGCACGAGAGCGCCGGGCCCCTTTGGCGCGATCATGAAGACATCTATCTTCTTCGAGGGCTTTATCTGCTTGAAACGTATATTGAACCCGTGCGAAAAGACGAGGGACTTGCCCTTCGTCATATTCTTCGCGATGGCATCTTTATATATCTTTGCCTGAAGATGGTCCTGGGTAAGTATCTGGATGATGTCACCTGCCGCCGATGCCTCTTCCGCAGAGACGGGCTTGAATCCGTCCTTCACCGCCTGTTCATAATTTGGGGTGTTGGGAAGTTCGCTTACTATGACATCCACTCCCGAATCCCTCAGGTTAAGGCTCTGCCCGCGCCCCTGGATACCGTACCCTATCACCGCGACCTTCTTCCCTTTCAGGATATTCAGGTCCGCGTCCTTGTCATAATATATCTTCGCCATGTCTGATTCCCCTTTCTAACACCGTATGTCACCAAGTCACCATGTCACCAGGTCACAAGTTTTAAAGTCACTGGTGACTTTGTGACTTTGTGACTTTGTGACTCTCACTCGTTTACCTCGGGCTTGCCGTCTGCCTTCAGCCCCTTGTCCTCTATGCTCATAGCTATCCTGCCGGTCCTGACCACCTCCATCATACCGAAAGGACGCAACAGCTCAAGCAGCGCATGGATCTTATTATGGTCGCCGACCGCCTCCGCGCTTATAGACCTGGCACCGGCGTTGACTACCCTGGCGCCTACAGAATCTATCGCCTCTATCGCTTCTTTCCGGTTCTTGGCGGTGACGGACACTTTGACCATAACGAGTTCCCTGTCCACGAACTCACCCTCCTTAAAATCGACCACCTTTATTATATCGATCAGCTTATTCAGCTGCTTCTTTATCTGCTCAAGCGTCTTTTCGTCGCCTTCGACGACTATGGTCATACGCGATACGGCCGGGTCTTCCGTCTCTCCGACCGCGAGCGAATCGATATTATACCCGCGCGCGCTGAAGAGCCCCGCGACCCGCGCGAGCACACCGAACTTATTCTCAACCAATACCGATATCGTATGTTTCACTTTTTCCTCCAAACTCCTAACTCCCGACTCCAAACTAACTACGCCAGCCCTCCGCCTATCATCTTATTGATCGCCTCTCCTGCCGGCACCATCGGAAAGACGTTCTCCTCTTTCTCGACATGAAAGTCCAGAAAGACGACGTTGTCGGTCTTAAGCGCCTTCTCTATGGCGGGGCGCACCTCTTCTTTTTTGGTAACGCGTATGCCGCAGGCACCGTAACTGGCCGCCAGCTTCACAAAGTCGGGGCATCCGCCATCGAAACAGGTCTGGGAGTAGCGCTTCTTATAAAAGAGCTCCTGCCATTGCCTCACCATCCCCAGGCATGAGTTATTGAGTATCGCGACCTTCACCGGCAGCTTATTGATGACCGCCGTCGCGAGCTCCTGTATATTCATCTGTATGGAACCGTCGCCGGCTATATCGAAGACGGCCGCCTTGGGATCCCCGAGCTGCGCGCCTATGGCCGCGGGGAATCCATACCCCATGGTCCCCAGGCCGCCCGAGGATAACATCGTCCTGGGCTTTATGAACTTATAGAACTGGGCGGCCCACATCTGGTTCTGGCCCACCTCCGTTGCTATGATCGCCTCTCCCCCGGTCGCCTTCCATATCTCCTCAATGATGTATTGGGGGCGGAGCTTATCGTCGTCTTTATAGAAGAGGGGATGTTTCTTCTTCCAGTCATCTATCCTCTTGACCCACTCCTTAGTATCCGTCTTCTTCACCGTCTTCACAAGTTTCGCAAGGATGGTCTTAGCGTCCCCTACTATGGGGATATCGACATCGACATTCTTGGAGACGCTTGCCGGGTCTATGTCTATATGTATGACCTTGGCATGCGGCGCGAACGCATCGAGCTTACCGGTCACCCTGTCATCGAACCGCGCGCCGACCGCTATGATGAGGTCGGACTCCATGATAGCATAGTTCGCGTAAGCGGTACCGTGCATGCCGAGCATCCCGAGCGAAAGCTTATGCGTCTGCGGGAATGCGCCGAGACCCAGCAGCGTCATCGTCACGGGTATCTCGTTTTTGGTCGCAAGCTCGAATATCTCAGCGGAAGCGCCTGATATTATAGCGCCGCCCCCAACATAGAGAAGAGGCCTCTTCGAGTCCTCGATCGCCTTTTTGGCCCTCTTTATCTGCCCGGGGTGGCCAACGTAAGTAGGTTTATACCCGCGTATATCGACCTTTTCCGGATAGTGGAATTCCGTCTCCTGGACCTGGATATCGGACGGGAGGTCTATGAGCACAGGGCCGGGCCTGCCGGTCGTAGCTATATGGAACGCCTCTTTCACTATCCCGGCGAGGTCCTTGACGTCCTCCACAAGATAGTTATGCTTAGTTATAGGCCTCGTTATGCCGGTGATATCGGCTTCCTGGAATGCGTCATTCCCTATCAAGAACGACTTCACCTGTCCGGTTATCGCCACCATCGGGATGGAGTCCATGTAAGCGGTCGCTATGCCCGTGACAAGGTTAGTCGCGCCGGGGCCTGAGGTCACGATGCAGACCCCCGGTTTCCCGGTAACGCGCGCATATCCGTCGGCCGCGTGCGCCGCACCCTGCTCATGCCGCGTCAGGATAAATCTTATCGGGGCATCATACAGCTGGTCGAAAACGGCCAGCACCTGGCCCCCGGGATAGCCGAATATCACTTCGACCCCCTCTTTCTTGAAGCACTCTATCAGTATCTTTGCGCCTGTCATTTTCATAAAGTATATAGCCCCTTAGGGTATAGGGTTTAGGGTATAGGGTATAGTAATATTTTACCTTACGCTTTTAAGATCGCTCCCTCTGATGCCGAAGAGACCATCTTCGCATATCGCGCGAGATAACCTTCCGTCTCTTTCGGCGCGGGGGCCCTCCATTTAGCGAGGCGCGCCTTTATCTCGCCTTCGCTGAGGTCCACGTCAAGCCGCCTCGACGGTATATCTATTATGATCCCGTCATCGTCCTGCACTATCGCAAGCGCCCCTCCGGCAAAGGCCTCGGGAGCTATGTGGCCTATGCAGGGCCCCTGCGTCCCTCCCGAAAACCTTCCGTCGGTGATCAACGCAACGTGGTCCGCAAGCCCCATACCGACGATCGCCGCGGTCGGGGATAGCATCTCCCTCATCCCGGGTCCGCCCTTCGGACCCTCATAGCGGATCACGATGCAATCGCCCTTTTTGATCTTCCCTGCCATGATCGTCTGCATGCACGCCTCTTCAGAATCGAAGACACGGGCCTTTCCCTTGAACTTCATCATCGCCTCCGAGACGGCGGTCTGCTTTATGACCGCGCCCTCTGGCGCAATGTTCCCGCGGAGCACCGCTATCCCGCCCTCCTGGTGATAGGCGTTCTTTGCGTCGCGTATAACGTCCTCGTCCAGCACCTGCGCATCGTTCGCTATCTGGCTGATCGATCTCCCGCTTGAAGTCATGATGTCGCTCAGGGAATTCTTCATCCTCTTCATGATCGCGGGGATGCCCCCGGCAGATTCCAGGTCTTCCATGAAATGCTCCCCGCCGGGAAGTATATTAGTGATGTGCGGCGTCCTCTTCGAGATCTCGTCGAACATATCGAGCGAGACCTTGACACCGAACTCATTCGCTATCGCTATCAGATGGAGCACCGTATTGGTCGAACCTCCCAGCGCCATATCGATCTTTATCGCGTTCTCGAACGCCTCCCTGCGCATGATCGTGCGCGGAAGGATGTTCCGGCGCACCAGGTTCACGATCACTTCGCCGCTCGCCTGGGCGATCCTCTCTTTTTTCGCCGAAACGGCAAGGCTCGTCGCGCACCCGGGCACGCTCATACCGAGGGCTTCCGTCACGCAGGCCATGGAGTTCGCCGTATAGAGCCCCTGGCAGGCGCCCGCCCCGGGACAGGCGCACATCTCAAGCGCGCTCATCTCTTCCTGGGATATCTCGCCCTTCTTGAAGCGTCCGACCGCCTCAAATGTATCTTTGACCAGGGATAACCGCCTTCCCCTCAGGTTGCCGCTCATCATGGGTCCCGCCGTCACTACTATGGAAGGGACGTTGATCCGCCCGACCGCCATCAGCATGCCCGGCGTTATCTTATCGCAGTTGGTAAGGCAGACGAGCCCGTCAAAGCAGTGTGCCTTCATGATCGTCTCGACCATATCGGCGATAAGCTCTCTTGAAGCAAGCGAATACTTCATGCCCGTATGTCCCATAGCTATGCCGTCGCATATGCCGGGAATGCCGAAGAAGAAAGGCAC contains the following coding sequences:
- the ilvN gene encoding acetolactate synthase small subunit, which translates into the protein MKHTISVLVENKFGVLARVAGLFSARGYNIDSLAVGETEDPAVSRMTIVVEGDEKTLEQIKKQLNKLIDIIKVVDFKEGEFVDRELVMVKVSVTAKNRKEAIEAIDSVGARVVNAGARSISAEAVGDHNKIHALLELLRPFGMMEVVRTGRIAMSIEDKGLKADGKPEVNE
- the aroE gene encoding shikimate dehydrogenase, translated to MTSKIYGIIGHPVKHSLSPAMQNAAFRASGIDAEYRTFDVAPHELEDFLGSLDKEQISGINVTIPHKIGAKDYIARHGVLDENAKRLGAVNTIKVTGSKPEGFNTDGPGFYRSLVEELKFEPEGKTILILGAGGAATAVTMYLGNGPKEIFIYDVDGKRCEDLKAHYSGYYGVERLHIVKGSLERAIEGADLLINATPVGMKEGDPSPVDKDLLHTGLYVYDLVYNRKTTALVAEATKAKLHALTGTGMLLYQGAIAFEIWTGKKAPVGVMRRALREELSKQS
- a CDS encoding prepilin peptidase, with product MVNLFVFVIGAVVGSFLNVCIYRLPKGQSIVMPPSHCPKCGTRIAWYDNIPFVSYLLLKGRCRACSQAISFRYFLVELIAAALITALFLKFGLNERFFAYSLLTSALIIATFVDLEIEEIPDEVTISVFAAGIIFSALFPSLFGESVKWRGLLQSLAGALAGGGAIYLTGVLGEMVFKKEAMGGGDVKLMAMAGAFLGWELVILAFFIAPFFGSITGIIMKIKRGAETIPYGPYLSLAVLIAIFFGERIIGMLFYGV
- the ilvD gene encoding dihydroxy-acid dehydratase, whose amino-acid sequence is MKSDKIKKGIERAGARSLLYATGISKDDMAKPFIAVATSRTDIIPGHIHMARLERFIERGIAAAGGVPFFFGIPGICDGIAMGHTGMKYSLASRELIADMVETIMKAHCFDGLVCLTNCDKITPGMLMAVGRINVPSIVVTAGPMMSGNLRGRRLSLVKDTFEAVGRFKKGEISQEEMSALEMCACPGAGACQGLYTANSMACVTEALGMSVPGCATSLAVSAKKERIAQASGEVIVNLVRRNILPRTIMRREAFENAIKIDMALGGSTNTVLHLIAIANEFGVKVSLDMFDEISKRTPHITNILPGGEHFMEDLESAGGIPAIMKRMKNSLSDIMTSSGRSISQIANDAQVLDEDVIRDAKNAYHQEGGIAVLRGNIAPEGAVIKQTAVSEAMMKFKGKARVFDSEEACMQTIMAGKIKKGDCIVIRYEGPKGGPGMREMLSPTAAIVGMGLADHVALITDGRFSGGTQGPCIGHIAPEAFAGGALAIVQDDDGIIIDIPSRRLDVDLSEGEIKARLAKWRAPAPKETEGYLARYAKMVSSASEGAILKA
- the ilvC gene encoding ketol-acid reductoisomerase, encoding MAKIYYDKDADLNILKGKKVAVIGYGIQGRGQSLNLRDSGVDVIVSELPNTPNYEQAVKDGFKPVSAEEASAAGDIIQILTQDHLQAKIYKDAIAKNMTKGKSLVFSHGFNIRFKQIKPSKKIDVFMIAPKGPGALVRRMYEEGKGVPCLVAVYQDATGNAMKTALAYAKGIGGTRAGVIETTFDEETETDLFGEQAVLCGGASELIKAGFDTLLEAGYQPEIAYFEVLHELKLITDLIQETGISGMRRRVSNTACYGDISRGKRIITERTRKEMKKILKEIKSGKFAREWIKENEEGRPNFNSIMKKEDDHPIEKVGAALRKMMPWMK
- the aroC gene encoding chorismate synthase, translated to MLRYLTAGESHGKCMLTIIDGMPAGLRIDERAINDELARRMSGYGRGKRMRIESDKVEILSGMRRGLTIGSPIALMIKNVDQSIERLPAVLEPRPGHADLGGVLKYGFRDARNVLERASARETVARVAAGAAARSLLKEFGIRVGSHVIMIGPVESDARGMSLGKIITMSERSIVRCADPDAARLMCAEIDNALKAGDTLGGVFEIIIEGVPPGLGSYTQWDRRIDANLARAVMSIQAVKGVSFGIGFEVARRRGSIVHDEIFYDKRDGFCRRTNNAGGIEGGMTNGEAIVMQAVMKPISTLRKPLSSVNIKTKAAFKAAVERSDICAVPSAGVIGEAVSALEVANAMTEKFGGDSIAEMKRNYEGYLEQVKRT
- a CDS encoding shikimate kinase, with the translated sequence MKNIILIGFMGTGKTTIATALARKLNMRYISTDDLIEKEEKCTINEIFTRQGEGYFREVESRIIAQVSGMENVVIDAGGGAVMREENIANMKSNGLVVCLTADEETIMKRTKKYKHRPLLNVEDPKRKIRDLLAKRGPFYARADFTVDTGSLTIRQAVDRIAEMVTRAPEETKE
- a CDS encoding 2-isopropylmalate synthase, with amino-acid sequence MGKIIIFDTTLRDGEQSPGASLNINEKLEIARELAVLGVDVIEAGFPISSPGDFEAVKAVARHVKGPVICGLARCIEKDIDAAVNAVKHSARPRVHLFLATSKIHMKYKLKKAEDEILRLAVASTKYAKSRCADIEFSPEDASRTEREFLYKVVGAVIDAGATTVNIPDTVGYATPFEFADLIRGIKENVPNIDRCVISVHCHNDLGLGVANSLAAVLNGAGQVECTMNGLGERAGNASLEEIVMTIKTRSDIFRGIHTDVNTKHIYKVSRLVSKLTGMPVQPNKAIVGSNAFAHESGIHQDGILKERITYEIMKPEDVGFEESKIVLGKHSGRHAFVERLKRLGIDLAKEQVDEAFERFKKLADKKKEIFDEDLETIIDEEISKIPEKFKLVHFHVSSGDEVKPTANVTLRFNGKNTDSVSSGDGPVDACYKAIDKIAGIGGKLLDYQIRSVTSGKDALGEVLVKIGSKGRVVSGRGASTDIIEASIKAYINAANKLVRGK
- the ilvB gene encoding biosynthetic-type acetolactate synthase large subunit, with amino-acid sequence MKMTGAKILIECFKKEGVEVIFGYPGGQVLAVFDQLYDAPIRFILTRHEQGAAHAADGYARVTGKPGVCIVTSGPGATNLVTGIATAYMDSIPMVAITGQVKSFLIGNDAFQEADITGITRPITKHNYLVEDVKDLAGIVKEAFHIATTGRPGPVLIDLPSDIQVQETEFHYPEKVDIRGYKPTYVGHPGQIKRAKKAIEDSKRPLLYVGGGAIISGASAEIFELATKNEIPVTMTLLGLGAFPQTHKLSLGMLGMHGTAYANYAIMESDLIIAVGARFDDRVTGKLDAFAPHAKVIHIDIDPASVSKNVDVDIPIVGDAKTILAKLVKTVKKTDTKEWVKRIDDWKKKHPLFYKDDDKLRPQYIIEEIWKATGGEAIIATEVGQNQMWAAQFYKFIKPRTMLSSGGLGTMGYGFPAAIGAQLGDPKAAVFDIAGDGSIQMNIQELATAVINKLPVKVAILNNSCLGMVRQWQELFYKKRYSQTCFDGGCPDFVKLAASYGACGIRVTKKEEVRPAIEKALKTDNVVFLDFHVEKEENVFPMVPAGEAINKMIGGGLA